A segment of the Flavobacteriales bacterium genome:
GCCATTGAAGATTTCATGCTGGCAAAATCTCCTTGATTCGCAACTAACTGAATAGTTCCCACAATTACTGTAATAGATATAAAGGCACTAATTCCAATAACCAGTGTGTTGTTACTTATTTTCTTTTGAATGAGTAGATAGGTGGTTAGCAAATAAAAGATTACGACTAAGGATAGTTTGGAGATGGAGTAGATACTTTCGGAGATGACTAGAGATTGATTCATCGATAGTAAATTGAATCCCAAGAAAGCCAGGATGCAAAGAGGCAAGCCTAGTTTGATAAACCTTAAATCGAGTGTTAATTTATTCTGATAAATGAAGTAGGAAACAAGAATAGAGGTTAAGGCTATGAAAAGAGTGAGGAAAAACTGCCTCGGAATTAATACAGGATCGATAGATTCCGTTGAAAATATAAGAGGAAGAATTGCAAAGAAACCGAGATACAATCTTTCAAAAAGAGAGCTTTGAGATAATTGTTGCTTTATACTAGAGGATATAGCCATATTAATTGATCTGCTTGAGGGAAAGAAGTTGGGAAATTAGGAATTCTATTTACCAATCGATTGGTCGGTAATCTTTTAAGAATTTACCATTCCAATGTTTTCCGGAGTTGATACCATCCAATAGAGGATCCATAACACGTGCTGCTCCGTCTACTATATCTAGTGGAGGTTGGAAGTCGTGTACCTCTTCTTTTCTTTTTGCTAGCTCGGCAGGATCCTCATCTGTTACCCAACCAGTATCTACTGCATTGGTATAGATTCCAAATTTGGCTAACTCGCCAGCTGAGGTTAAGGTCATCATATTAAGAGCCGCTTTTGCCATGTTGGTATGTGGATGGCGTGCCTCTTTGTGAAAACGATGGAATTTACCTTCCATAGCGGTAACGTTAATTATATGCTTTTTCCCGGTGTTGTCTTTCTTCATTAAGTTCACCAATCGATTACACAAAACAAAGGGAGCAACAGAATTTACAAGTTGTACTTCGAGCATTTCGTTAGTCTCAATTTCACCAAGTTTTAATCGCCAGCTGTTTGTTGTACGAAGATCTACTTGCTGTAAATCGGCGTCGAGTTTACCTTCTGGAAATACTTCTTCAACAGCCAATGAATTATCGATGCTGTATGGAATTTGAGACAATTTGGCTGATGAGGTTAGTCCAATTCCTATTTGTTTTCCATGCCAGGTAACGGGTAAATTTTTACCCTGTCCTTTTTCGAAGTTTGTGCTCAGTGCATTTATTTCTTGCAAACAAGCATCATGATCCGATAAAACAAGCTTAGCATATTTTGGCAATTTATCAATCGATAGTTCTTCATTTGCAATCATGTGCTGGTAAAATCCGGCTGGTCGTCTTACCGTTTGTGCAGCGTTATTTATTAGGATGTCTAGACGATCATATTGTTGTTCTATAAAGTTGCAGAAGATCTCTACACTTGGAATATGCCTTAGATCAAGTCCGTGTATTTTAAGTCGATGACCCCATTGCTCAAAATCCGATTCTTTGGCAAAACGTATTGCAGAATCAACCGGGAAACGAGTAGTAGCAATTACGGTTGCTCCGGCTCTTAGCATCATCAAAGTAATATGATATCCTATTTTAAGTCGAGATCCAGTTACTAAAGCGACTTGGCCTTTTAGCTCAGCAGTCTGAAAACGTTTAGCATAATTGAAGTCACCACATTCTGTACACATTGTATCGTAGAAATGATGCAGCGTGTTAAAAACGGCCTTGCATACGTAGCAGTTTCGAGGCGATTCTAACACCGCTTTCTCTTTCGATTCGGTCTCCTTATTTTGAAGCATTAGTGGGGCAACGAATATGCTTGCATCACGTGCACTTCTAATTCCTGTGGTGTTTCGCGCGTATTTGTCGCGAGCCATCATCTTTCGTTTTTGTGCTTTCTTGGCATCTTTCTTTCGCCTAGAAAATTCATCTCTATCCGGACGAGATAATTTGCCCGCCGCT
Coding sequences within it:
- a CDS encoding SDR family oxidoreductase; its protein translation is MPKEEEKKEPTRLLTAEEIAECISILEALNADTDQIFEIPKSTRVELLKAAGKLSRPDRDEFSRRKKDAKKAQKRKMMARDKYARNTTGIRSARDASIFVAPLMLQNKETESKEKAVLESPRNCYVCKAVFNTLHHFYDTMCTECGDFNYAKRFQTAELKGQVALVTGSRLKIGYHITLMMLRAGATVIATTRFPVDSAIRFAKESDFEQWGHRLKIHGLDLRHIPSVEIFCNFIEQQYDRLDILINNAAQTVRRPAGFYQHMIANEELSIDKLPKYAKLVLSDHDACLQEINALSTNFEKGQGKNLPVTWHGKQIGIGLTSSAKLSQIPYSIDNSLAVEEVFPEGKLDADLQQVDLRTTNSWRLKLGEIETNEMLEVQLVNSVAPFVLCNRLVNLMKKDNTGKKHIINVTAMEGKFHRFHKEARHPHTNMAKAALNMMTLTSAGELAKFGIYTNAVDTGWVTDEDPAELAKRKEEVHDFQPPLDIVDGAARVMDPLLDGINSGKHWNGKFLKDYRPIDW